One genomic segment of Drosophila melanogaster chromosome 3L includes these proteins:
- the CG42553 gene encoding uncharacterized protein, whose product MEEQEDREKLYEEAHKKVKLGEELKKALKDFEDLPGVSKVQRKIQQELKFLNKVITTRSVKEHHITSSNFVYYDFLIKTLRLQQGVVDINAVFRLESRDSPLRVDIVANNGLKWVKVIARNSKSVEDAARGCVSIGARSVIDQAEDYLEASELSFCMFQRPKIVFYFSNKIEDSLHEELMEMGVQTASLDSPDTDLDMYATTSNELNLDVTTLLAYVSALTNGSANWVYKEPLLTEQAERERASPLKPLLEKILEGKTLVCCQLAYDAFQSILDIVGGEGERKRAEELMKRVTVYPDVETIPEEFSHIRFTANVNERSLKIFSFGMARQIFTVTSNKAFVRSAKMQGINVPVFVHASVALTEGKQATGRPL is encoded by the exons aTGGAGGAGCAAGAGGATCGAGAAAAGCTCTACGAAGAAGCCCACAAGAAAGTAAAACTGGGCGAGGAGCTGAAGAAAGCGCTGAAAGACTTCGAAGATTTGCCTGGTGTCAGCAAAGTACAGCGAAAAATTCAGCAAGAGCTCAAATTTCTAAATAAG GTGATTACTACAAGGTCCGTAAAGGAACACCACATAACCAGCAGTAACTTTGTTTACTACGATTTTCTCATTAAAACTCTGCGTTTGCAACAAGGAGTAGTCGACATCAATGCCGTATTCCGCCTGGAGTCTAGGGATAGTCCCCTGAGAGTCGACATCGTGGCCAACAATGGACTCAAGTGGGTGAAGGTGATAGCCAGGAACTCGAAGTCCGTCGAGGACGCGGCCAGGGGATGTGTCAGCATCGGAGCCCGAAGTGTCATCGACCAGGCGGAGGATTATCTGGAGGCCAGCGAACTTAGTTTCTGCATGTTCCAGAGGCCGAAG ATAGTATTCTACTTCTCCAACAAAATCGAGGACTCCCTGCATGAAGAGCTAATGGAAATGGGCGTACAAACTGCTTCCCTGGACTCACCAGACACCGACTTGGATATGTACGCCACGACGTCGAACGAACTGAATCTAGATGTGACCACATTGCTGGCCTACGTTAGTGCGCTCACCAACGGATCCGCCAATTGGGTCTACAAGGAACCTCTGCTCACCGAACAGGCGGAAAGGGAAAGAGCCTCGCCGCTAAAACCGCTCCTCGAGAAAATCCTAGAGGGAAAAACCTTGGTCTGCTGCCAGTTAGCCTACGATGCCTTCCAGAGTATTTTGGATATTGTAGGCGGCGAGGGCGAACGGAAGCGAGCCGAGGAACTGATGAAACGGGTCACCGTTTATCCGGATGTGGAAACAATACCCGAAGAATTCTCCCACATACGTTTCACTGCCAACGTAAACGAGCGAAGTCTGAAAATCTTTAGTTTCGGCATGGCCAGGCAAATTTTCACTGTGACTTCGAATAAGGCCTTTGTGAGATCAGCTAAGATGCAG GGTATCAATGTGCCTGTTTTTGTACACGCTTCAGTTGCACTTACCGAAGGTAAGCAGGCAACAGGAAGACCGCTTTAA
- the JMJD5 gene encoding jumonji domain containing 5, isoform C: MDSEFLELTQLLPRWVDLENVVRGEVEARYILKRAADHLANLRSGGDSGAEETGYLVGALVDRNWERIHTGHFSQVPLVTRKIYAIACCFKSTSPAQKDACSEILDEAQLLGCMEDWSELKVALMDYLDKDGAVALNSAPLPTLEPLTRVTSNCDIPQLDAPSLEEFQTKCFEAGQPTLLLNTIQHWPALHKWLDLNYLLQVAGNRTVPIEIGSNYASDEWSQQLVKIRDFLSRQFGKEPSKAGQNIEYLAQHELFAQIPALKEDISIPDYCTISNEDTPGAVDIKAWLGPAGTVSPMHYDPKHNLLCQVFGSKRIILAAPADTDNLYPHDSEFLANTARIDAAQLDPETYPLVAKVKFYQLLLQPGDCLYMPPKWWHYVRSEAPSFSVSFWWE, translated from the exons ATGGATAGTGAGTTCCTGGAGCTGACGCAGCTGCTGCCCCGCTGGGTGGATCTGGAAAATGTGGTCCGTGGTGAAGTCGAGGCGCGCTACATACTCAAAAGAGCCGCGGATCACCTGGCGAACTTGAGGTCTGGCGGAGATTCCGGGGCGGAGGAAACCGGATATCTGGTAGGTGCGCTGGTGGACAGGAACTGGGAACGCATTCACACAGGGCACTTCAGCCAGGTTCCCTTGGTCACGAGGAAGATATACGCCATAGCCTGTTGCTTCAAG AGCACTAGTCCCGCCCAGAAGGATGCGTGCAGTGAGATCCTCGATGAGGCTCAACTTTTGGGTTGCATGGAGGATTGGAGTGAACTGAAAGTCGCCCTAATGGATTATCTCGACAAGGATGGAGCAGTAGCACTGAATTCCGCACCACTTCCAACTCTAGAGCCATTAACCCGAGTAACCTCCAACTGTGATATACCCCAACTGGACGCTCCCAGTCTAGAAGAGTTCCAGACAAAGTGCTTTGAGGCAGGACAACCCACACTCCTGCTCAACACCATCCAGCATTGGCCTGCACTGCACAAATGGCTGGATCTCAATTACCTTCTCCAAGTGGCCGGGAATCGCACGGTGCCCATTGAAATAGGTTCCAACTATGCCAGCGATGAATGGTCCCAGCAGCTGGTGAAGATCCGCGACTTCCTGAGCAGACAATTCGGAAAGGAACCAAGCAAGGCTGGCCAAAATATCGAGTATCTCGCTCAGCACGAGCTCTTCGCCCAGATACCAGCCCTCAAAGAGGATATATCCATTCCCGACTACTGCACCATCAGCAACGAAGATACCCCAGGAGCTGTGGACATCAAAGCCTGGCTGGGACCAGCTGGAACCGTATCTCCCATGCACTACGATCCCAAGCACAACTTGCTGTGCCAGGTATTCGGTTCGAAGAGGATCATCCTAGCTGCTCCTGCAGACACAGACAATCTGTATCCCCACGACAGTGAGTTTTTGGCCAATACAGCGCGAATAGATGCTGCTCAACTGGATCCTGAAACATATCCCTTGGTAGCCAAGGTGAAGTTCTACCAGCTGCTCCTGCAACCTGGTGACTGTTTGTACATGCCACCCAAATGGTGGCACTATGTGAGATCTGAAGCTCCTAGCTTCTCTGTAAGCTTCTGGTGGGAGTAA
- the CG13887 gene encoding uncharacterized protein, isoform D, with protein sequence MSLVWTLIAGFLYAEIALVLLLVLPVLTPYRWNRFFKSKFLSMLGQQAHIYFLLIMGILVIFLLEAIREMRKYSGLQQSNEVHLNVEMQHSMKLFRAQRNFYISGFAIFLALVIRRLVNLICTQANLMAQSEASFKQAQSATAAARSLLENKNTEKAKEAGEDTTLIELSRLRRRVQGLTARVS encoded by the exons atgagTTTGGTGTGGACTTTGATCGCCGGATTTCTCTATGCGGAAATCGCACTGGTCCTTCTGCTGGTGCTGCCGGTGCTCACTCCTTACCGCTGGAACCGGTTCTTCAAGTCCAAATTCCTATCGATGTTGGGACAACAGGCGCACATATATTTCCTGCTGATCATGGGAATTCTGGTCATTTTCCTCCTGGAGGCCATTCGCGAGATGCGCAAGTACTCCGGCTTGCAGCAGTCTAACGAGGTCCACTTGAACGTGGAGATGCAGCACAGCATGAAGCTGTTCCGTGCCCAGCGGAACTTCTACATCTCTGGATTCGCCATTTTCCTTGCCCTGGTCATCCGGCGACTGGTAAACTTGATCTGCACCCAGGCCAATCTCATGGCCCAGAGCGAGGCTTCCTTCAAGCAGGCACAGAGCGCCACTGCAGCCGCACGTTCCTTGCTGGAGAACAAGAACACCGAGAAGGCCAAGGAAGCCGGCGAGGATACCACTCTCATCGAG CTGTCAAGACTGCGGAGACGTGTGCAAGGACTCACCGCCCGAGTGTCCTAA
- the JMJD5 gene encoding jumonji domain containing 5, isoform B: protein MDSEFLELTQLLPRWVDLENVVRGEVEARYILKRAADHLANLRSGGDSGAEETGYLVGALVDRNWERIHTGHFSQVPLVTRKIYAIACCFKIFFLLLESTSPAQKDACSEILDEAQLLGCMEDWSELKVALMDYLDKDGAVALNSAPLPTLEPLTRVTSNCDIPQLDAPSLEEFQTKCFEAGQPTLLLNTIQHWPALHKWLDLNYLLQVAGNRTVPIEIGSNYASDEWSQQLVKIRDFLSRQFGKEPSKAGQNIEYLAQHELFAQIPALKEDISIPDYCTISNEDTPGAVDIKAWLGPAGTVSPMHYDPKHNLLCQVFGSKRIILAAPADTDNLYPHDSEFLANTARIDAAQLDPETYPLVAKVKFYQLLLQPGDCLYMPPKWWHYVRSEAPSFSVSFWWE from the exons ATGGATAGTGAGTTCCTGGAGCTGACGCAGCTGCTGCCCCGCTGGGTGGATCTGGAAAATGTGGTCCGTGGTGAAGTCGAGGCGCGCTACATACTCAAAAGAGCCGCGGATCACCTGGCGAACTTGAGGTCTGGCGGAGATTCCGGGGCGGAGGAAACCGGATATCTGGTAGGTGCGCTGGTGGACAGGAACTGGGAACGCATTCACACAGGGCACTTCAGCCAGGTTCCCTTGGTCACGAGGAAGATATACGCCATAGCCTGTTGCTTCAAG atttttttccTTCTCTTGGAGAGCACTAGTCCCGCCCAGAAGGATGCGTGCAGTGAGATCCTCGATGAGGCTCAACTTTTGGGTTGCATGGAGGATTGGAGTGAACTGAAAGTCGCCCTAATGGATTATCTCGACAAGGATGGAGCAGTAGCACTGAATTCCGCACCACTTCCAACTCTAGAGCCATTAACCCGAGTAACCTCCAACTGTGATATACCCCAACTGGACGCTCCCAGTCTAGAAGAGTTCCAGACAAAGTGCTTTGAGGCAGGACAACCCACACTCCTGCTCAACACCATCCAGCATTGGCCTGCACTGCACAAATGGCTGGATCTCAATTACCTTCTCCAAGTGGCCGGGAATCGCACGGTGCCCATTGAAATAGGTTCCAACTATGCCAGCGATGAATGGTCCCAGCAGCTGGTGAAGATCCGCGACTTCCTGAGCAGACAATTCGGAAAGGAACCAAGCAAGGCTGGCCAAAATATCGAGTATCTCGCTCAGCACGAGCTCTTCGCCCAGATACCAGCCCTCAAAGAGGATATATCCATTCCCGACTACTGCACCATCAGCAACGAAGATACCCCAGGAGCTGTGGACATCAAAGCCTGGCTGGGACCAGCTGGAACCGTATCTCCCATGCACTACGATCCCAAGCACAACTTGCTGTGCCAGGTATTCGGTTCGAAGAGGATCATCCTAGCTGCTCCTGCAGACACAGACAATCTGTATCCCCACGACAGTGAGTTTTTGGCCAATACAGCGCGAATAGATGCTGCTCAACTGGATCCTGAAACATATCCCTTGGTAGCCAAGGTGAAGTTCTACCAGCTGCTCCTGCAACCTGGTGACTGTTTGTACATGCCACCCAAATGGTGGCACTATGTGAGATCTGAAGCTCCTAGCTTCTCTGTAAGCTTCTGGTGGGAGTAA
- the Gr61a gene encoding gustatory receptor 61a, isoform B encodes MSRTSDDIRKHLKVRRQKQRAILAMRWRCAQGGLEFEQLDTFYGAIRPYLCVAQFFGIMPLSNIRSRDPQDVKFKVRSIGLAVTGLFLLLGGMKTLVGANILFTEGLNAKNIVGLVFLIVGMVNWLNFVGFARSWSHIMLPWSSVDILMLFPPYKRGKRSLRSKVNVLALSVVVLAVGDHMLYYASGYCSYSMHILQCHTNHSRITFGLYLEKEFSDIMFIMPFNIFSMCYGFWLNGAFTFLWNFMDIFIVMTSIGLAQRFQQFAARVGALEGRHVPEALWYDIRRDHIRLCELASLVEASMSNIVFVSCANNVYVICNQALAIFTKLRHPINYVYFWYSLIFLLARTSLVFMTASKIHDASLLPLRSLYLVPSDGWTQEVQRFADQLTSEFVGLSGYRLFCLTRKSLFGMLATLVTYELMLLQIDAKSHKGLRCA; translated from the exons ATGTCGAGGACTTCGGATGACATCCGGAAGCACCTGAAAGTGCGGCGCCAGAAGCAGAGGGCCATTTTGGCCATGAGATGGCGCTGTGCCCAGGGAGGATTGGAGTTCGAGCAGCTGGACACCTTCTACGGAGCCATCAGGCCAT ATCTGTGTGTGGCGCAGTTCTTCGGCATTATGCCTTTGTCGAATATCCggagtcgcgatccccaggaTGTGAAGTTCAAGGTAAGGAGCATTGGCCTGGCAGTCACCGGTCTCTTCCTTTTGCTCGGTGGCATGAAGACCTTGGTCGGTGCCAATATTCTCTTCACAGAGGGTCTGAATGCCAAGAATATCG TGGGTTTGGTTTTCCTTATCGTGGGCATGGTCAACTGGCTAAACTTCGTGGGCTTTGCTCGCTCCTGGTCGCACATAATGCTGCCCTGGAGTTCGGTGGACATTCTGATGCTCTTTCCGCCCTACAAACGTGGCAAGCGAAGCCTTCGGTCAAAGGTCAACGTCCTTGCTCTGAGTGTGGTCGTCCTGGCAGTAG GCGACCACATGCTGTACTACGCCTCTGGCTACTGCAGCTATAGCATGCACATCCTGCAGTGCCACACAAACCACTCGCGTATTACCTTTGGACTTTATTTGGAGAAGGAGTTCTCCGACATCATGTTCATCATGCCattcaatatattttccaTGTGCTATGGATTT TGGCTAAATGGAGCCTTCACCTTTCTGTGGAACTTCATGGACATCTTTATTGTGATGACCAGTATTGGACTGGCGCAAAGGTTTCAACAGTTTGCCGCTCGAGTTGGCGCACTGGAGGGTCGT CATGTTCCCGAAGCCTTGTGGTACGACATTCGGAGGGATCACATTCGCCTTTGCGAGCTGGCCAGTTTGGTGGAGGCCAGCATGTCGAATATAGTGTTCGTATCCTGCGCTAACAATGTGTATGTGATCTGCAACCAGGCGTTGGCTATTTTCAC CAAACTGCGGCATCCCATAAACTACGTTTACTTCTGGTACTCGCTGATCTTCCTGCTGGCCAGGACGAGTCTGGTTTTCATGACTGCCTCCAAGATCCACGATGCCTCGCTTCTGCCCCTGAGGTCCTTGTACTTGGTGCCCAGCGATGGCTGGACGCAGGAGGTGCAGAGATTTGCCGACCAGCTGACCAGCGAGTTTGTCGGATTGTCTGGATATCGTCTCTTCTGCTTGACAAGAAAGAGTCTCTTCGGA ATGCTAGCCACCCTGGTGACCTACGAACTTATGCTGCTGCAAATAGATGCTAAGAGCCACAAGGGACTGCGGTGCGCGTAA
- the CG42554 gene encoding uncharacterized protein, which yields MDCAPLNLAHFHERRSERFIRNHRYEEAIKALETSLIYMQDAQKRVALPKSKEVLDTLTLDFQRKLRQIEMRKTQHGLNKLKDYAPLKETSPMLPLRPEAGASGGAGGSAQSVAKAIDKTVQDFDAKFTSSLVAKASSTLAHSEPHMETLKKSDSAQEEQEHDTCDQRLAGSGDLDLPSLAPLELPSFDYSLFTSSSAPSLASYAGMAESFQK from the exons ATGGACTGCGCACCACTGAACTTG GCTCATTTCCACGAGCGAAGGTCGGAGCGATTTATACGCAATCACCGCTATGAGGAGGCCATTAAAGCGCTGGAAACATCCCTAATCTACATGCAGGATGCCCAAAAACGGGTGGCTCTGCCCAAATCCAAGGAAGTTCTGGACACATTGACCCTCGATTTTCAGCGCAAACTGCGTCAAATTGAGATGCGAAAGACGCAGCATGGTCTGAACAAGCTGAAGGATTATGCTCCCTTGAAGGAAACCAGTCCCATGCTGCCCCTGCGACCAGAAGCCGGAGCAAGTGGAGGCGCAGGAGGATCCGCTCAGTCGGTGGCCAAGGCAATCGACAAAACAGTGCAGGACTTCGATGCCAAGTTCACCTCCTCCTTGGTGGCAAAGGCCTCTAGCACACTGGCCCATTCGGAGCCCCATATGGAGACGCTGAAGAAGAGCGATTCTGCccaggaggagcaggaacaCGATACTTGCGATCAGCGGCTGGCGGGCAGTGGAGACCTGGACCTGCCATCCTTGGCGCCCTTGGAGTTGCCCTCCTTCGATTACAGCCTGTTCACCAGCTCCTCGGCTCCTTCGTTGGCCAGCTATGCCGGCATGGCTGAGAGCTTCCAGAAATAG
- the Gr61a gene encoding gustatory receptor 61a, isoform C — translation MSRTSDDIRKHLKVRRQKQRAILAMRWRCAQGGLEFEQLDTFYGAIRPYLCVAQFFGIMPLSNIRSRDPQDVKFKVRSIGLAVTGLFLLLGGMKTLVGANILFTEGLNAKNIVGLVFLIVGMVNWLNFVGFARSWSHIMLPWSSVDILMLFPPYKRGKRSLRSKVNVLALSVVVLAATTCCTTPLATAAIACTSCSATQTTRVLPLDFIWRRSSPTSCSSCHSIYFPCAMDFG, via the exons ATGTCGAGGACTTCGGATGACATCCGGAAGCACCTGAAAGTGCGGCGCCAGAAGCAGAGGGCCATTTTGGCCATGAGATGGCGCTGTGCCCAGGGAGGATTGGAGTTCGAGCAGCTGGACACCTTCTACGGAGCCATCAGGCCAT ATCTGTGTGTGGCGCAGTTCTTCGGCATTATGCCTTTGTCGAATATCCggagtcgcgatccccaggaTGTGAAGTTCAAGGTAAGGAGCATTGGCCTGGCAGTCACCGGTCTCTTCCTTTTGCTCGGTGGCATGAAGACCTTGGTCGGTGCCAATATTCTCTTCACAGAGGGTCTGAATGCCAAGAATATCG TGGGTTTGGTTTTCCTTATCGTGGGCATGGTCAACTGGCTAAACTTCGTGGGCTTTGCTCGCTCCTGGTCGCACATAATGCTGCCCTGGAGTTCGGTGGACATTCTGATGCTCTTTCCGCCCTACAAACGTGGCAAGCGAAGCCTTCGGTCAAAGGTCAACGTCCTTGCTCTGAGTGTGGTCGTCCTGGCA GCGACCACATGCTGTACTACGCCTCTGGCTACTGCAGCTATAGCATGCACATCCTGCAGTGCCACACAAACCACTCGCGTATTACCTTTGGACTTTATTTGGAGAAGGAGTTCTCCGACATCATGTTCATCATGCCattcaatatattttccaTGTGCTATGGATTT TGGCTAA
- the CG13887 gene encoding uncharacterized protein, isoform B, translated as MSLVWTLIAGFLYAEIALVLLLVLPVLTPYRWNRFFKSKFLSMLGQQAHIYFLLIMGILVIFLLEAIREMRKYSGLQQSNEVHLNVEMQHSMKLFRAQRNFYISGFAIFLALVIRRLVNLICTQANLMAQSEASFKQAQSATAAARSLLENKNTEKAKEAGEDTTLIELNKLRERVQELTSDLNREKKDKEAVKSQAESINREYDRLTEEYSKLQKKITIGGGGNKDD; from the exons atgagTTTGGTGTGGACTTTGATCGCCGGATTTCTCTATGCGGAAATCGCACTGGTCCTTCTGCTGGTGCTGCCGGTGCTCACTCCTTACCGCTGGAACCGGTTCTTCAAGTCCAAATTCCTATCGATGTTGGGACAACAGGCGCACATATATTTCCTGCTGATCATGGGAATTCTGGTCATTTTCCTCCTGGAGGCCATTCGCGAGATGCGCAAGTACTCCGGCTTGCAGCAGTCTAACGAGGTCCACTTGAACGTGGAGATGCAGCACAGCATGAAGCTGTTCCGTGCCCAGCGGAACTTCTACATCTCTGGATTCGCCATTTTCCTTGCCCTGGTCATCCGGCGACTGGTAAACTTGATCTGCACCCAGGCCAATCTCATGGCCCAGAGCGAGGCTTCCTTCAAGCAGGCACAGAGCGCCACTGCAGCCGCACGTTCCTTGCTGGAGAACAAGAACACCGAGAAGGCCAAGGAAGCCGGCGAGGATACCACTCTCATCGAG CTCAACAAGCTGCGCGAGCGCGTCCAGGAGCTAACCTCCGACTTGAATCGCGAAAAGAAGGACAAGGAGGCGGTTAAGTCGCAGGCGGAGAGCATCAACCGCGAGTACGACCGACTCACCGAGGAGTACAGCAAGCTGCAGAAGAAGATAACCATCGGCGGAGGCGGAAACAAGGATGATTAA
- the Sf3b3 gene encoding splicing factor 3b subunit 3, isoform C, whose product MYLYNLTLQKATGVTHAVHGNFSGGKQQEVLLSRGKSLELLRPDSNTGKVHTLLSTEIFGCVRALMAFRLTGGTKDYIVVGSDSGRIVILEYNPSKNALEKVHQETFGKSGCRRIVPGQYFAIDPKGRAVMIGAVEKQKLAYIMNRDTQARLTISSPLEAHKSNTLTYHMVGVDVGFDNPMFACLEIDYEEADMDPSGDAAQRTQQTLTFYELDLGLNHVVRKYSEPLEEHANFLVSVPGGNDGPSGVLICSENYLTYKNLGDQHDIRCPIPRRRNDLDDPERGMIFICSATHRTKSMYFFLLQTEQGDIFKITLETDDDVVSEIKLKYFDTVPPATAMCVLKTGFLFVASEFGNHYLYQIAHLGDDDDEPEFSSAMPLEEGETFFFAPRALKNLVLVDELPSFAPIITSQVADLANEDTPQLYVLCGRGPRSTLRVLRHGLEVSEMAVSELPGNPNAVWTVKKRADGA is encoded by the exons ATGTATCTGTACAACCTGACCCTGCAGAAGGCCACCGGCGTGACCCACGCGGTCCACGGCAACTTCTCCGGCGGCAAGCAGCAGGAGGTCCTCCTGTCGCGTGGCAAGTCGCTGGAGCTACTGCGTCCGGACTCCAACACCGGCAAGGTGCACACCCTGCTCTCCACGGAGATATTCGGATGCGTTCGCGCCCTGATGGCCTTTCGACTGACGGGCGGCACTAAAG ATTACATAGTTGTGGGCTCGGACTCGGGACGCATCGTGATCCTCGAGTACAATCCCTCCAAGAATGCTCTTGAAAAAGTGCACCAGGAGACGTTCGGAAAGTCGGGATGTCGCAGGATTGTGCCTGGGCAATACTTTGCCATCGATCCTAAAGGAAGAGCCGTGATGATTGGCGCCGTGGAGAAGCAAAAGCTGGCCTACATCATGAACCGGGACACGCAGGCTCGCCTCACGATCTCATCGCCCCTGGAGGCCCACAAATCGAATACACTGACATACCACATGGTCGGCGTGGATGTGGGCTTCGATAATCCCATGTTCGCCTGCCTAGAGATCGACTACGAAGAGGCCGACATGGATCCATCGG GTGACGCCGCCCAGCGCACTCAGCAAACGCTGACTTTCTACGAGTTGGATCTCGGCTTAAACCACGTGGTTCGCAAATACTCGGAGCCCTTGGAAGAGCACGCCAATTTCTTGGTATCCGTGCCTGGGGGCAACGATGGTCCTTCGGGCGTGCTGATCTGCTCGGAGAACTACCTAACGTACAAGAATCTCGGCGATCAGCACGATATCCGCTGTCCCATTCCGCGCAGGAGAAACGATCTGGATGATCCCGAACGTGGTATGATCTTCATCTGCTCGGCCACACATCGCACCAAGAGCATGTACTTCTTCCTGCTGCAGACCGAGCAGGGAGACATCTTTAAGATCACCCTGGAAACGGACGATGATGTGGTCTCCGAGATCAAGCTAAAGTACTTCGATACAGTGCCGCCGGCAACTGCCATGTGCGTGCTAAAGACGGGTTTCCTGTTCGTGGCCAGCGAGTTTGGCAACCA CTATCTATATCAAATCGCTCATCTGGGTGACGACGATGACGAGCCGGAGTTCAGTTCGGCCATGCCTTTGGAGGAGGGTGAAACCTTCTTCTTTGCGCCACGTGCCCTAAAGAACCTGGTGCTTGTGGATGAACTGCCCTCTTTCGCACCGATCATCACCTCCCAGGTGGCTGATCTGGCCAACGAGGACACACCGCAACTGTACGTTCTTTGCGGACGAGGACCGCGTTCCACTCTGCGGGTGCTGCGCCACGGCCTCGAGGTGTCCGAGATGGCCGTTTCCGAACTGCCTGGTAATCCCAATGCGGTTTGGACTGTGAAGAAACGAGCTGATG GCGCTTAA
- the CG13901 gene encoding uncharacterized protein, isoform A, with product MSYQNWLNYLQAAEKNSMISGRARKVLYKFPDGRQMAEEYNMDTGIVQRRAWKSKSNKIMGESEWEIELGDEPRQLNWSGNKPPGSGEETDSLAGGDFTLRESNTAPLLTKRITKKNIEWRIRNMPYSLDTYSVTADPEKRAIVVRTSNKKYYKVIPVPELDRCGVKPAQESLSVHHQFNTLIITYQKPDILCEMEAQVLLLLKNVDTETDMDDLLKGLMAK from the coding sequence ATGTCCTACCAGAACTGGCTAAACTACCTGCAGGCGGCGGAGAAGAACTCCATGATAAGTGGCCGCGCCCGCAAGGTGCTCTACAAATTCCCGGACGGCAGGCAAATGGCCGAGGAGTACAACATGGACACGGGAATCGTGCAGCGGCGGGCCTGGAAATCGAAGAGCAACAAGATCATGGGCGAGTCGGAGTGGGAAATCGAGCTGGGCGATGAGCCGCGTCAGTTAAACTGGTCGGGCAACAAGCCACCAGGATCTGGCGAGGAAACGGACTCCCTGGCCGGCGGAGATTTCACCCTGCGGGAGAGCAACACCGCGCCACTGCTGACCAAGCGGATCACCAAGAAGAACATTGAGTGGCGCATCCGCAACATGCCCTACTCCCTGGACACATACAGCGTAACCGCCGATCCCGAGAAGCGTGCCATAGTCGTGCGCACCTCGAACAAGAAGTACTACAAGGTCATCCCGGTCCCGGAACTGGACCGCTGTGGGGTCAAGCCCGCGCAGGAGAGCCTCTCTGTCCACCACCAGTTCAACACGCTGATCATTACCTACCAGAAACCAGATATCCTCTGCGAGATGGAGGCACAGGTGCTGCTTCTGCTCAAGAATGTCGACACCGAAACCGACATGGATGATCTGCTGAAGGGTCTGATGGCCAAATAA